The genomic stretch GCTTCGGCCTATCGGACATCGCGCCGGGCCTTTCGGTGAGGCCCCATGTCTCGGGCTCGGCCTCGCTCGTCGGCAATCTGAATTATCTCAACACGGGCGGCGCCGGCGTCAGCCTGCGTCAGATCTTCGGCGATCGGCTGTCGTTGGAGCCGGGCTTCGAATGGTCGCGGCTCTGGGTCAATTCGGGCTCCGCGTCGGGCGGCGCGCAGACGGTGGCGACGATCGCGAGCGGCGATGTGCTCACCGGCTCGCTCGGCGTCAGCCTGCGCATTTTCGACAATGTGCGTCTCGAGGGACGCGGCGCCTTCTCGCGCGCTGCGGCCTATGTCGCGACGCAGGCCTCCGATCAATTCGACCTGCAGGCGATGTTGCGCCTGGAGGTCGATCCGCCGCTCGCGGAGATGCCGCGGCGATGGACCATCGCGCCTTACGCGCGCTTCACGCAGATCGCCTTCGACATCGCCAATCCCGCGCTCGATCCGTTCCGCGTGCGACGTGACGACGCCTGGACCTATGGCCTCGCGCTGGACGCGCCGATCACGGCGGAATTGGGCGTCTCCGGCCATCTCGAATTTCTGCGCAATGATTCGAACATATCGAGCTTCAAGATGCAGAATGTCTCCTTGACCTTCGGGCCGACCGCGAAATTCTGACGAGGGGGAGGCGATGCGAAATCTGCACGGCGTGGCGCTCCTCGCGTTTTTTGGTGTTTGCGCGACGAATGTCCGCGCGGATGTCGTCGGCAATGTCGGGGCCGTCAATCCCGCGGCGCAAGGAACGCCGCCCGGCGGATCCGCCAAAGGATTGACGCTCGGCTATGGCGTCGTCGATCGCGAACGCATCGACACCAAGACCGATGGCCGCGCGCAGATCGTCTTTCTCGACAAATCGACGCTCGGCGTCGGCGCGAACAGCTCGGTGACGATCGATCGCTTCGTCTATGATTCCGCCGCCGGCGCCGGCAAGCAGAGCCTCTCCATCACCAAGGGCGCGCTGCGCTTCATCGGCGGCGAGGTGAGCCATGGCGTCGGCATGGACATCAAGACGCCCTCGGCGACCATTGCCGTGCGCGGCGGCATGGTGCTGGTGCGCGTCGGCGGCGCCGATTGCCGCGAGATCGCTCGCGCGGGCGGCTGCGACGAGATCATACTGCTGAACGGCGTCGCCACCATCGTCACCGCCAAAGGGCGTCGCATCCGGCTGACGCGTCCGGGCTATGGCGTGGTCATCGGCGCGGGCGGCGAGGAGATGTCCGATCCGGCGCCGGCCGGCGAGGCGTCGATCGAAGGCTTCGACCAGCAATTCGCCAGCCTGCCGGGCCAGACCGGCGGCGCGAGCCTGGGCTCGCTGCCGACGGGCGCGCAGGCGCTCGCGCAACTCGGCTCTCTTCGGGAGCCCGATCGCACGCCTTGGGCCGGGCTCGGGGCGATCGGGGCGCATTGGGGCGGCGCCGGCATAGCGCAGAGCCGCGCGCAAACGAATAATCAGGCCGTCGCGACGCAGACGCACCAGGCTCTCGCCGCCATCGTCGCCGCGCAGCACGCCCAGCACGCCGTCACCGGGGGCGGGACGACCTCCCCCGGCTTGACGATCGATCCCGGCAATCCCGCGAGCGGCGCGGTGGGCGCGCTCTTCGCGGGTGGATTTTGCGTGTGGGGCTGCGTGACGCCGACATTCGTCTCGCAGAGCGTCTCGGGAACGATCACCACCATAACGCTGCAGGCGACTTTTCCCGGCTATGGCTATTTCCTGATCGCCTTGTCGGTGGATGCGGCGAACATAAATTATGTCGTAGGCCAGACCTCGGCGTCCTTCAACGGCGCATTCGGCGCCTCCATCGTCTATCATCCCGAGAGCGGCGCCGCAGCGCAGACCAATACCTATAATTTTGTGATCAATGAGCTGCTGAGCTGGTCCGGCGCGGTCTCGGTCAATGGGGCGCCGACCTCATTCACCGTCAGCGGCAGCGACACGCTGAATTTCGTGAATGCGGCCGGCATCGTCCTCGAGCCGGCGCCGACATCGGCCAATGCATTCTTCAGCCTGCCGAACGGCTTCACGCAGACCTTCGAATTCTCCTATCCGTGACCGGCCGGCCGCCTTCGACGGTCGAGCCGCCCGCGCGCGAGTGATTCGGGGACGATCGAACGGCGCGCGAATCGCGGAGCGCGCATGCACGCTCCGGCCGAAGCCTATGCCAATTCGCCGCAGAGGTAGATTTGCGAGCAGCGATGAGCGCCCGCATCGAGCGCCGGCGCTTTGTCGTCCTGACTTTTTGAAAAAAAATGGCGCGCCCGAAGAGATTCGAACTCCTGACCCCCAGATTCGTAGTCTGGTGCTCTATCCAGCTGAGCTACGGGCGCCTTACGGTCCGTTCCGCGTCGTGAAGATGCGTCGAACCGGTGGAGAGGTCGTTTAGCGGCTACGAGGCCGCTTGGCAATAGGAAGATATTTCCCCCGCCAAGACGCTTGCGCTGCCCTACGGCTGCGATAATTACCGACGATCCTGATGCCGACGCTCCTTGAATGTAATAAAATAGGATTGATGATGGACGAGTTCGGGTCGAATGGCGCGCAGATCGCCTATATCGATTTTCCGCCGCTGACGGAGGATCGTGGGGAGCCGATCGTTCTCATTCACGGCTTTGCCTCGACGCATGCTGTGAACTGGCTTTTTCCCCAATGGGTCAAGACTTTGACCGAGGATGGTCGGCGCGTCATCGTGCTGGACAATCGTGGCCACGGCCGCTCGGAGAAGATTTACGATCCCGCCGCCTATGATCTCGCGCTGATGGCCGGGGACGTCGCCCATCTGCTCGCGAGCCTCGGCGTCGCCCGCGCCGATGTGATGGGCTATTCCATGGGCGCGCGAATCGCCGTCACGCTGGCGCTGAATCATCCCGAGGTCGTCCGCTCCCTCGTGCTC from Methylosinus sp. C49 encodes the following:
- a CDS encoding FecR domain-containing protein, coding for MRNLHGVALLAFFGVCATNVRADVVGNVGAVNPAAQGTPPGGSAKGLTLGYGVVDRERIDTKTDGRAQIVFLDKSTLGVGANSSVTIDRFVYDSAAGAGKQSLSITKGALRFIGGEVSHGVGMDIKTPSATIAVRGGMVLVRVGGADCREIARAGGCDEIILLNGVATIVTAKGRRIRLTRPGYGVVIGAGGEEMSDPAPAGEASIEGFDQQFASLPGQTGGASLGSLPTGAQALAQLGSLREPDRTPWAGLGAIGAHWGGAGIAQSRAQTNNQAVATQTHQALAAIVAAQHAQHAVTGGGTTSPGLTIDPGNPASGAVGALFAGGFCVWGCVTPTFVSQSVSGTITTITLQATFPGYGYFLIALSVDAANINYVVGQTSASFNGAFGASIVYHPESGAAAQTNTYNFVINELLSWSGAVSVNGAPTSFTVSGSDTLNFVNAAGIVLEPAPTSANAFFSLPNGFTQTFEFSYP